From Microbacterium croceum, a single genomic window includes:
- a CDS encoding MFS transporter, whose translation MTRSRTLGTLAVVVGFLAFVEFTSGVLQGYYTPMLTDIARHLGIHDADVNWLEGAQLMLSALVVPAFAKLGDMVGHKRMLLISTALTAAAALVLPFTDSFPIFLAAWALMGFYVVWLPLEIALIWSRSRRMEGRASITAKAAGLLVAALEGGAIIGALVGGALIDVLPLTMVLLVPAVLIVVCFFVILFGVKESPEPTGGVFDTVGLILISLALICFTGGLSLLRLDGGLVNPWSWAVVVFGVLLVIPFALWELRHDDPLIDVRMFRSPALGPVFLTAGLFGVSVLGAQAPLSTFARTDPSVYGYGLGTTGFATSLIIGVYLIAMIAGALSFPFVARRISPRITLMGASVLVGVGFLMFLPFHDAYAQVITNMVIVGIGSGALVAALPAAAASAAPASQTGVATGLTNSVKTIGGAIASCVFGIALLHGVSATAGAAEGTAGSLAGYFTVWIVCGVTALAAAVLLVFVPKAAFTDPPLDAELTPIVADPR comes from the coding sequence ATGACGCGCAGTCGGACATTGGGCACCCTCGCGGTCGTCGTGGGCTTCCTTGCCTTCGTCGAGTTCACGAGCGGTGTGCTGCAGGGCTACTACACGCCGATGCTCACCGACATCGCCCGTCATCTGGGCATCCACGACGCCGACGTCAACTGGCTCGAGGGTGCGCAGCTGATGCTGTCGGCACTCGTCGTCCCCGCATTCGCGAAGCTGGGAGATATGGTCGGGCACAAGCGGATGCTGCTGATCTCGACGGCGTTGACCGCGGCGGCCGCGCTCGTGCTTCCGTTCACGGACTCGTTCCCGATCTTCCTCGCGGCGTGGGCGCTGATGGGCTTCTACGTGGTGTGGCTGCCGCTGGAGATCGCGCTCATCTGGTCGCGCTCCCGCCGGATGGAGGGGCGCGCCAGCATCACGGCGAAGGCCGCGGGGCTGCTGGTCGCCGCGCTGGAAGGCGGTGCGATCATCGGCGCCCTGGTGGGTGGCGCGCTCATCGATGTGCTCCCGCTCACGATGGTGCTGCTGGTGCCTGCGGTGCTCATCGTCGTGTGCTTCTTCGTGATCCTGTTCGGGGTCAAGGAGTCGCCGGAGCCGACGGGCGGCGTCTTCGACACGGTCGGCCTCATCCTGATCTCGCTGGCGCTGATCTGCTTCACCGGCGGACTCAGCCTGCTGCGCCTCGACGGCGGCCTGGTGAACCCCTGGTCGTGGGCGGTCGTGGTGTTCGGGGTGCTGCTGGTGATCCCGTTCGCTCTCTGGGAGCTGCGCCACGACGACCCGCTGATCGATGTGCGCATGTTCCGCTCGCCCGCGCTGGGGCCGGTCTTCCTCACGGCCGGTCTGTTCGGGGTCAGTGTGCTCGGCGCCCAGGCGCCGCTGTCGACCTTCGCTCGCACCGATCCGTCGGTGTACGGCTACGGCCTCGGCACCACCGGCTTCGCGACGTCGCTGATCATCGGTGTGTATCTGATCGCGATGATCGCTGGAGCGTTGTCGTTCCCCTTCGTCGCCCGCCGGATCTCGCCGCGGATCACCCTGATGGGAGCCTCGGTTCTGGTCGGGGTGGGATTCCTGATGTTCCTGCCGTTCCACGACGCCTACGCCCAGGTCATCACCAACATGGTCATCGTCGGAATCGGCTCGGGCGCACTCGTCGCTGCTCTTCCCGCGGCGGCGGCCTCGGCTGCTCCGGCCTCGCAGACGGGCGTCGCGACCGGCCTCACCAACTCGGTCAAGACAATCGGCGGCGCGATCGCGTCGTGTGTCTTCGGCATCGCGCTCCTCCACGGCGTGAGCGCGACCGCTGGTGCCGCCGAGGGGACGGCGGGGTCGTTGGCCGGTTACTTCACGGTGTGGATCGTGTGCGGAGTCACGGCTCTTGCGGCGGCCGTTCTGCTCGTGTTCGTGCCGAAGGCCGCGTTCACAGATCCTCCCCTCGACGCCGAGCTCACGCCGATCGTCGCAGACCCGCGCTAG